DNA sequence from the Candidatus Aegiribacteria sp. genome:
AGCGCATTCAGGGCAAACACCTATTAAAGTAATAAGCACATTTTCAATAATATATCCTTCCTCATTGTGCTGGTTTATGCAAGAGGGATTAATAAAATCAGTATGTATATCGGAAACTTTGCCGCAGAGACGGCACTGCACATGACAATGATCGTGCAAATTGTGGTCGTAATGAACTTCCTGACCGAGACCCCGGACAGTGAGTATATCGCCCTGACCAACAAGGATGCTGAGATTACGGTATACAGTGCTGAGGCTTACTCCGGGAAGTTCCTGCCGAACTCTCTCGAAAATTTCAAAGGCGGTCGGATGGGATCCAAGAGACCTGACAGTATCGAGAACAATAACCCTCTGCTTTGTCATCCGCCGAACTGCTGATTGCTTCATCACTTTCCTATTCATAATCGGAACTATTCCGAATATACAATTTCAAGATCAATCGTCAAGTACTCAACATACAGGTATGAAGCTCAATTACTCATCAAGGGTTTTACGAATCTCGCTGAGAAGAACATCGGGAGCATAAGGCTTACGAAGGAGTTTCATTCCTTCGTGAAAAACAAACCGTGTTTGGATTGTATTAGCGC
Encoded proteins:
- a CDS encoding transcriptional repressor, giving the protein MTKQRVIVLDTVRSLGSHPTAFEIFERVRQELPGVSLSTVYRNLSILVGQGDILTVRGLGQEVHYDHNLHDHCHVQCRLCGKVSDIHTDFINPSCINQHNEEGYIIENVLITLIGVCPECANRMKEEDTDA